The window CGCCTCCTCCTGAGCTTCCCCCCATTCGAACTTCACATCCTTCTTGATAATGGCAGTAAGAGGGGCAGCTATAGTGCTGAAATCCTTCACGAACCGGCGATAGAAGCTCGCAAGGCCATGGAAACTCCGAACTTCACTCATGGTCTTGGGTACGGGCCACTCATTGATGGCTTGGACCTTGCTCTCGTCCACTCTAATGCCTTGTACACTAACCTTATAACCAAGGAAAACAAGCTCATTAGTGCAGAAAGTACATTTGCCAAGGTTGTCAAATAACCTCTCCCGACGCAAAACCTCAAGGACAGCTCGTACATGTGCTACATGTTCCTCAGGACTCTTGCTGTAGATCAGAAtgtcatcaaaataaacaacaacaaatttAACTAAGAAAGGACGAAGCACATGATTCATAAGACTCATAAATGTACTAGGAGCGTTAGTCAAACCAAacggcataactaaccactcatacagACCATACTTAGTCTTGAAGACCGTCTTCCACTCGTCCCCTTCCTTCATTCGAATTTGATGGTAGCCACTCTTAAGGTCGATCTTGGTGAATATGACTGCACCATACAATTCGTCAAACAAATCATCTAAATGAGGTATAGGGTGACGATACTTAACTGTGATAGCGTTGACGGTGCGACAGTCCATACACATCCTCCAAGTTCCCTCTTTCTTTGGAACGAGGATGACGGGAACTGCACATGGGCTCATGCTCTCTTGAGCCCAACCTTTCTCTAAGAGTTCATCCACTTGTCTCTGGATCTCCTTAGTCTCTTCAGGACCCATCTTGTAGGCCGGCGCCGGTTTGGCAAGGATGCTCCAGGGACGAAGTCTATCTGGTGCTCGATCCCTCGGAGTGGGGGTAGCCCACTCGGAATCTCGTCTGGAAAAACGttctcaaattcctgcaacaaCGAAGAGATATCAGGAGATAAGTCAGTGAGTGCCTCATGAGAGAGTAGAATCACTTCCTTGCAGTATAGGACATAAACAACTTGCTTGGATAAAAGTAACTTGCGAACTTCCCTGTTCTTTGCAAGCAAGCTTGGACGCTTGTCCAGTCGCCCAGAAGTACTAGGTGTAGATATCCTCGCGGCTGGTGCTTTAATGATTGCTTTAGAGTCATTGGATTTCTTGGCCAACTCTCGCTCATGCTCTTGTTGCAACCGCAGTTGGTCTTCACACACCTGCTGAGGTGTGAGAGGGACTAGCGTCATCTTCTTGTTGTGGTGCAAGGAGTATTTGTTGGTAAAGCCATCATGCGTAGTCTTCTTGTCATATTGCCATGGTCGTCCTAACAAAATGTGAGAAGCTTGCATTGGGACGATGTCGCAAAGGACCTCGTCCTCATACTTCCCAATCCGAAAAGGCACTACCACTTGCTTGGTGACCTTGATATCGCCACTCTCATTGAGCCATTGCAAGCGGTATGGGCTAGGGTGCCTTAATGTGGGCAAGGAAAGATGATCCACCATGAGAGTGCTTGCCACATTTGTACAACAACCCACATCGATGATGAGGCTACATACCCTATTCTTGACATGACATCTTGTGTAGAAGATGTTATCACGTTGGACCTTATCCATCTTCTTGATTTGGGTTGCAAGAGCCCGGCGGGCTACTAGAGCAACACCCACTTGCTCAGTAGTGGCCTCAACCTCCACCTCGGAATCTTCACCTTCATCGATCAATGGAGGCATCTTGGCAAATTCATCCTCATCGTCAGATACGACATCTCTGCTCGGTAGGACAATCATGGTACGCCTATTGGGACATTGAGAAGCAATGTGCCCAaatccttggcatttgaagcatttgTCGCGGCTTCGTGGCTTGGAAGAGTCGAATGAAGGCCTTGGAGTTGCCTTTGGGGCTGGCTTGGGTGTCTCGGTCTTAGGAGTAAACTTGGACACCCCTGGACTAGGCCGTTCCTGCTCAAAGGTTGGATTGCCCCTCCACACAGGTGTGGCTGAGAAGCTAGGGTTACGAGGGTTACCCCTCCTCTTAAGCCTTCTCTCGATCTTGGATGCCTTGTCAATCAACTCAGGCATGTCCACGTAGTTTTGCAACTCCACTAATTCGACGATTTCAGGTCTCAAGCCGTTAAGGAATCTCGCCATAGTTGCCTCTCTATCCTCCACAATATCTGCTCGGAGCATGGTgatctccatctccttgtagtagtcctccacactacGGCTTCCTTGAACTAATGTCTGGAGCCTCTGATATAGATCACGGTAGTAGTGGCTGGGTACGAACCGTTTCCTCATGGTGGTTCATAGCTCCTCCCATGTGCTAATTTGCCGTTCTCTATTGCGGCGCCTGTTAGTGCGCTCCTGCTCCCACCAGACAATAGTGTAATCGGTGAATTTGAGGGTTGCCAGTTTGACTTTTTGTTCATTTGTGTAGTCCTGGCACTCGAACACCATCTCGATTCGCTGCTCCCATTCTAGGTAAGCCTCTGGATTagacttgccttggaatgagggaatcttgaTTTTGACCCCCTTGAGTCCGTCATCGGTTCTCCGGTAGTCCTGCTTGGGTCGACGGATGAAGTCTTCTTCCTCGCTATTAGAAGCTAGCTCCTCGCGAGGTGGCACATCCCGACGGCTGGCATTGGTCCGAGCTTGCGAGAGCTCTAAGCGGTCCATTCTTTGGTGTAAGGACTCAGATGAAAGGAAACACGGACGACTAAGACACAAcctaaaagaaaagaaggaaagaaataaatactacttttccactttttttattttttaaaatttttttatttttcttttgagaaaCCACAGGCTGCCTTGCTTGTTAATAGGTTCGAATGGCAACTAAAGGAAGGAACAAGGTGGTGGGTAACTTGCTGTAATGTAGGATAGTGGCCGAAAGAAAAGGGAACAAAAAAAGGATAAGGGAAcccctaaaatgtaggagtaaGTAAAGGCTACAATATAGAAGAAAATGTGGCTAAAATGTAGGAAGGAATCCCTAAAAATCAGGCACAAGGTGGTGGTGTTGGCAAGTGTAATGTGAGTGGttaaagaaaaccctaaaaactAGGTGAGAGGGGCGGATACACGGTAGGAAAAAGGGGAGAAAATTTAggcaattgatttttttttggaaactttcaagATTAGGAAACCTCAAGGTTAGGAGACCAATGTGGTTTTGGACACCCAATCAAAGGTCACAGTTGCCCTAGGTTTTTAATATCCCAAGGCCGTGACTTTTACCCACAAGACAACAATCAAGTGCGGCCAAATCTGATCTCAAGCAATTGACACTTTGGCTCCCTCAACACGAACAACGATCAATGGAAAAACAAGGTGATTTGACTAACCCttctcaggctcccccccaacgGGTTACCCAAGATTTTCCCACAAGATTCACTCCAAAACCAAGGAAACCTTTCACCACAGCAAAGGAATACAAGAAACTTttaaaacgaagagtgaaacaaGTTCCCACGACTCAAAGTGTTCAAGAATTCCAAGAAGTAGTGGaccaaaacttttaattttgtttgttaTGCTTTGTAGTTTTCGGCTCCACTATGTAACCTCAAAGTAATGGCAataaaatctggaatttatttgttttggccGCAACAATTTTGTTTGCTGgatatgttttctttttttttttggcttggcCGCACAACACTTTgcttgctgtttttttttttatttatgtatggccgacaaaaacaagcaatcagATTTCATGCAAAACCAATTTTTAGCCAAGGAACACACTTTGCTTGCTTGGCCGAGCAACAACACGTACAATCACCTCTTTAATTTGTGTATGGCCGACAAAAAGGAAGCAAGTCAGTTTTCATGCACTACAAAGGAAAACCCAATCAGACTTCATGCACTTGGCTATCAATATGGTTGCACTTCCTAATCAAACATTGTACCCCAAAACAGCCCACAGCTCACGGATGGCAAGGAAAAGTTTCAGACAGCAAGGGAAACAAAGGTATGGCAGCCgttccttttctcttcttctttttttttttaattcaaacaaacccTAATGACTCTCACGGACACACCACAACTTGTGGCAGCTGCACACGACACATGCACGATGGACAGATCTGATACAAGACAACCAAAGAGAGACACGAAAGCAGAAATTTCCAACGCAAGACAAGACTAAACAACGGCGGATTGCCTTGGACAGATTGTATATGACCTGGGCAGAAATTTTGACTCAAGGACACGACCAGAAAGATTCGGACTTATGTGGACAGATTGAAGGACACGACGGGCAGTAATGGACACAACACAACGAAGGACAAACGACACAACTAATGGAGTAATCAAACAGAAATTCCGACTCAACACAAGGCCAAAacaacatgaagatttggattttcttgaaattcaaggaaattcaattgatggttgatggtgcaatcgggttcaagaatcattgaagatttgtcatgcttatttcttgttatttatttaagtaagtttccagcaatacttgttagttagtcttgagttattaagggaaataaaggctaaaGTCATGtcgaccatagttaagccaattgagtcagttagtttcctattctaattgaattagagttttaggaaagtagttaattgcttccaaatttatttaggaagttgtgtcaagtaaAATAAAgaagcttgtattgtttccaatttagattagggttttgagtcttgtaaggctataaatagccaactttatttaactattcaggagatgatattgaagatgaattaatacaaagagagttgtctccttttatgaagttccttgatggaacttgagtttcttcttgaacagtatcaagtatttagcttggatacttgtggtgttcaagaacaagatgatcacatcatcttgttctttcaagccaataaccaatccactaggtttctagagacaggttctctttaggtctagcaaggtagttattgttccataacctgatcaagatagatccttccgctgcctgatcgattcggttcttcaagacaggttcttgttgggtcgagttcgtatcatctggtatcagagctccggctcttgattcaggttaatatccttttcttttctttttatttttctaccaaaaccctagccgccttttgatttaaaagaaacaaaaaaataaattttgattcttgttttcttgattttatcacttgagtctaacctatcctgtgattgatcgaggttgaaattttttggtgtgattacgttcttgaaaacaggtttttcaagggtttaactcccattaaattCCTTCCAAGTGAAATCGTAACCTTGTGTTGAGttatcaaaagcaaaaaaaaaaaaaattcaaaactgtTCACGGCGATACTATTCATCGAGCAGTAGCAGTATTGTTCATCCGATGCTACTGTAGCAGTACTATtcatctgaaattttttttcccttctgtttgtttcttgtaattggtttggtaatttcttgaagttcttggattgcatagtgggttcttgaaaaacaaaatcttgatactttgaaaaccctaaaaatcattctcttgaatcttgaagtgcggctaccttattttcttgaattggcaagttagaaaaacaaaaaaaggaagaaagaaggaaaaaaaaaggcagccttgccttgaatggtgtccaaatcttgattgatatcttgattgatttccaaatcttgattgattgccaaatcttgattgatttccaaatattggttgacttccaaattctagccaagtacaattgcgtgaagatattcttgacaaatggagcatgtgcaatggttcgtattcataatcaagttgagttggcgacatggttcttggattgcatttatcaagacattctccgagttactcctttgtaagcaagcacttgatttgaggacaaatcgtctttcaagaggaggggaataatgagaacatgaagatttggattcccttgaaattcaaggaaattcaattgatggttgatggtgcaatcgggttcaagaatcattgaagatttgtcgtgcttatttcttgttatttatttaagtaagtttccagcaatacttgttagttagtcttgagttattaagggaaataaaggctaaggtcatgtcgaccatagttaagccaattgagtcagttagtttcctattctaattgaattagagttttagaaaagtagttaattgcttccaaatttatttaggaagttgtgtcaagtcaaataaagaaacttgtattgtttccaatttagattagggttttgagtcttgtaaggctataaatagccaactttatttaactattcaggAGATaatattgaagatgaattaataaaaagagagttttctccttttatgaagttccttgatggaacttgagtttcttcttgaacagtatcaagtatttagcttggatacttgtggtgttcaagaacaagatgatcacatcatcttgttctttcaaaccaataaccaatccactaggtttctagagacaggttctctttaggtctagcaaggtagttattgttctataacctgatcaagatagatccttccgctgcctgatcgattcggATTCTTGTTGGGTCGAATTCGTATCAccttcccccatattttcccttatatgtatattacttacccctttgtatgaaacatgacattagacttgcatttcatttaagcattagaattaggttagatcatttgcttgattagattaggggaaaccccttgagtatgggatatggacgagtttggcttctctagccttagtacgctcgtattccctctattaaagggaacattgaaagtcacgagtataagtcccccgcacccattatgatgcattcctttaggtcatacacatttgtatattattattttctttactttttctttctttcgagtctcatgacttgcattattcgtgacttcttcgaagagtctttattgggcgtcacaattaatgtgattggtaccaaataagttttgaagatacatttcgacccccgacaccctcctaggtctagggtatgcattcatatagtacatccaaatgtgataaatcttaaggttaaaataagaaaatctttgactaaatcgcacaactagccttggctaggttgaaagggtgccttggattcttatccttaccttccctttcttcaaatgtgactcccgaatttttttctctgattttcgtagacttgaaatcgtttaaaaagggttttctactttttttttctttaaaaaattcatttttaggtgacttggtacatcttaactctataccaagtggcgactccatttttcattcaaaaaccctttctaaactatattttgggtcaaatcgtcgcattttcaagtcccatttagacccatgtttttcattttctttttaagtcaaaaattcattttgcaatcaaaaattgaatcaaaagccatttttctaaactcgtcttttgtttttcttcataaaaaaatggggcgcgacagctggcgactccactggggacttagagagtccaaGCGAATTTGATTTAGTaaatcctttttttcttttaatcttttcatatatcgtattttggatgtttagggttgcatttttccttttttaggatttttgcattttgcgcgtatcaactcactccctcgcacatttgcgtacgattgatttgatggatgagtgatttatttatgtgatcctgcactttgcattgcatttgggtggggggaattttaccctagagcctcgcgtttgTTCTCGATCCCTCCTCTCCAAAcgaagcacttcatacgtgcatacaTAGTTTTAGtcacccttttttttctctttatcgtgggcgctatcccacatCGCCCtataggattaggatcgatttccttaggtaagcggatggtgtgcactgcgcccatagcgatgcctaagggatcactcgagccaccgaccgaaggccctaggagtgatgacccttcgcctttaggtctgaaggcttgggagccgaagccttatcgagtctagatgcattagtgagccaaacctcatgcatccatattagaattacctagggtagagtctgtctcaccctattagggacaccattcacgaggggagggatccaacccctctattccttttattgctttaccTCTTTGTATTGTTTTGCTACAAATGTGTTAtatgtatttatctgattgaactaacttcTCTTGGttttttgtctccattgcattcataagccctagaaaaataagagtcctggcatggtactccCTAGGAGCCTACCTtatttgatgtgacacgtttaaattcaatgtttcgcATTTTCAGCATAAATACATgtcattttaggctcaccccgACATACGAAAGGGGGTTCCCTTTAGGTTACGTTTTCATTTGTATACTACATGTTTAcacgctttaataaactggcatcatgcatccaccttagaagggaatgccatttagggaatcccgtgCTAGGAATGAACCGCCctatgtctcggatatataatccaatgagacttgcacgtttactgtgacggccccacctccccctaaggcgaaccagagggttcggcgggccgcctgcccagctctcgccgggactcagtcgatcactacaatcctcaaatgaattacaagaataaacctcaaatatacatcacaagatccacaaatatacatccaagtctcgaataatacatgtcacaaatgtAGCGGAAattgattccaatcgtggaatgtatacttacatccatatcaatttcaaatatttatacaagaccaactcgtacataaaatagatccaaacttaaactgtacacgatataagccatccagtcacgtgaataagcacaacaagcccttccttcgccttgagccctgtggggggggaaataaaatatttttggggtgagctaaaagcccagtgagtaaccagtaaaatcagtaatcaaatagttttcacaaaaattcatttcattgatgtcatggttcagaaatcagatgtacgtatttttgctctcgtgagccagtgaaatcattgtaatgttttagaagttcaataagtaaccgggggtaaaaatgtaattttgttacaggtcaacatttgcacagtgagagtaaaacaaaagcagaaaatgacaccacatggtaattccacaaagctcaatgagctaaaatctcaataaggttccgaacatgaaatttcataacaaagccaacacattaaccatcaataatcaataattcaagaaacaattacaatggaaagcgatagtaacatattcattaaaaggataccgctcacatggagctattcatttgttcgttcccctgacatttccccttattcctccaattatttgaaaatttcatttttataaataaaccctcgttcatctttttattcgttcatccccttttccggacgttgaccggactccacccatccgacgttggccggactccacccatccggacgtagtcGGACTACaaagtaatactcgagtataccaaattcacccagggtcaccatatcgcccgaccgagtccgcttctggctcgagtcgatcggtaacaaagggcagtggccaattcagcccaaaggcttacatcatgcgcaactagcatttaatcattaatcattgaaaattcatatttatttaggtcgagtgcgataaagtacacactcgcctagaaaactcgttttaacaatcatcgaaagtacttaacacattttcaattaataatgacaagccaataagtcaagaattacagcaaccaagggacactcatatgcaagtacgcatgatatgcaagaaaacagttcaaaagtaacttttggaaacagtttaaaagtaaataatgcaggaaacggttcataaagaacttcagaaatagtttgaggtcactcacctccatggctcagaaatcatccatcatgtatcattgccttgctcaaacccaagtcttagatcacaaactcaatgcaaacaaatcctttaaaagttcggacagcacttcccctacatttgctaacttttccagccatcatggcttcattatttcctcagccagtcccaaaggtacacacacaacaacaagttcatccaatagccattcagcaagctccaagtaatacgagtacaattcaagctagggagaagttcggaaatgaaagttaagctcaaaaccagaaaaacagttttgacgtcattttgcggtaatggtaccaaaggcgttatgattgtcggaagaaggtccaagacccaccgtttcgaagataaaagataggtctacaacaatgtagaaggccactcagtccaaatcctagcacaactaggtcaaatgtgccaaatactcaaccggaaacaccaaaaacaggtttacaaatcacataatgctgtaattactataactcagtctatacaggtccaaatgccgaaattccaaaggcatatggtagctaagacatccagatacatttcatcagaagacaccaacacctaaatccaaagcaattccagtcaaaatggccaaatacaagtgcagttttcgcattctgatcaacccagaacagcaacagtaaaatcggcatatctcactctacactaatccaaatgacctgaaattttacaggcacttcaaactcatcaatacctacaactttcatgttttgagcaaagtccaattcggcctctaacatggtgaaataaattcgggcagaatgaagaactacaaaacctaattttctgaaatttcttccaaaacagaaattgattgcacttaatcactttttccacctcctagagtcattaaacatcatttccaatcatcatacatgaccacccaatcatatccctatgaaaacagaaaaatccccaaaaataataaaacttcaccaattcaaccaaactcaagaaataatccatgaa is drawn from Coffea arabica cultivar ET-39 chromosome 1c, Coffea Arabica ET-39 HiFi, whole genome shotgun sequence and contains these coding sequences:
- the LOC113722567 gene encoding uncharacterized protein translates to MRKRFVPSHYYRDLYQRLQTLVQGSRSVEDYYKEMEITMLRADIVEDREATMARFLNGLRPEIVELVELQNYVDMPELIDKASKIERRLKRRGNPRNPSFSATPVWRGNPTFEQERPSPGVSKFTPKTETPKPAPKATPRPSFDSSKPRSRDKCFKCQGFGHIASQCPNRRTMIVLPSRDVVSDDEDEFAKMPPLIDEGEDSEVEVEATTEQVGVALVARRALATQIKKMDKVQRDNIFYTRCHVKNRVCSLIIDVGCCTNVASTLMVDHLSLPTLRHPSPYRLQWLNESGDIKVTKQVVVPFRIGKYEDEVLCDIVPMQASHILLGRPWQYDKKTTHDGFTNKYSLHHNKKMTLVPLTPQQVCEDQLRLQQEHERELAKKSNDSKAIIKAPAARISTPSTSGRLDKRPSLLAKNREVRKLLLSKQVVYVLYCKEVILLSHEALTDLSPDISSLLQEFENVFPDEIPSGLPPLRGIEHQIDFVPGASLPNRRRPTRWVLKRLRRSRDKWMNS